The following are encoded in a window of Castanea sativa cultivar Marrone di Chiusa Pesio chromosome 5, ASM4071231v1 genomic DNA:
- the LOC142636657 gene encoding uncharacterized protein LOC142636657 produces MGMVVVISLPFILFCILLGFGCYFLGRAKGRQDVKTNAQIYGIPTPPPGTDTAFSYPSPPQNHFKPPAPAADNSANV; encoded by the coding sequence ATGGGTATGGTAGTGGTGATTTCATTGCCTTTCATTCTCTTCTGCATACTACTTGGTTTTGGTTGTTACTTTTTGGGAAGAGCAAAAGGCAGACAGGATGTGAAGACCAATGCTCAGATTTATGGGATACCCACTCCACCCCCAGGAACTGATACAGCTTTTTCTTACCCCTCACCCCCACAAAACCATTTCAAGCCACCTGCTCCAGCAGCTGACAACTCTGCCAATGTTTGA